The Rhodoligotrophos appendicifer sequence AATGCAATTGACCCACTTGCCGCCTTTTATCACTCCCACCCGGCAAAATGCGTCTTGATTGGATAAGCCTTCAAGCTCGACAACCTTCTCAGCCATTTCCCGGATCGCTGAAACGCCCATCGCACTCATGTGGCCTGCATGACCCGACTTGCCTTCAGTTCGGAGAATATATCTCGCGACCGTATGTCTTCCGCAAACAAGGCTGCCGTCTGGGCGGGCCGGTTCGGGAACAAGGACATATTTGTTGCGCTGAGCTTCCGCCTCGATCAGAGCGCGGCTCCCCTTGCTCCCAACCTCTTCATCGCTGGTGAACAGGATCGTCACCGGCAGCGGCGTTTGAATGTTCTGGAGCAGGAGAGCCCTCAAGGCATCGACAGCCAGAAAGTTTCCGGCCTTCATGTCGAGAATTCCTGGGCCGTAACAGCGCTCGCCATCACGCCTGAACGCCATTGAGCCGATCGGGTGCACCGTATCGAGATGGCCCAATAAGAGGATGCCAGGTGAACCAGCGGCGGGGTGGGGCAATCGAGCCCGCAACGCGTCACCAAAGCCGGGGATTGGAATCCGGTCTATGCGCGCGTCGAGAAGGCTCAACTCGTCGCTGGCGATGTCAGCCATT is a genomic window containing:
- a CDS encoding M20/M25/M40 family metallo-hydrolase; the protein is MTEFSPLGLTMDSEEMLGRLKSWVECESPSWDASAVNRMADIASDELSLLDARIDRIPIPGFGDALRARLPHPAAGSPGILLLGHLDTVHPIGSMAFRRDGERCYGPGILDMKAGNFLAVDALRALLLQNIQTPLPVTILFTSDEEVGSKGSRALIEAEAQRNKYVLVPEPARPDGSLVCGRHTVARYILRTEGKSGHAGHMSAMGVSAIREMAEKVVELEGLSNQDAFCRVGVIKGGKWVNCIPMTCEAELLIVAKTQSAFLDLQNAVESAVANYAGATFHFERGPVRPFWHEDKVSNPIFQEAKVIARELGFSVDAVTSGGGSDGNFTGHMGVPTLDGLGAQGDHLHTADEHIIVESLAQRGKLMAGLFARLQ